One genomic region from Prevotella sp. Rep29 encodes:
- a CDS encoding ABC transporter permease — MSHIWAYEMKNTVKDEGVLIFFILVPLLYPILYAWLYNNETVHEVPVAVVDHSHSQLSRKFIRQFDASPNVKVAAYSNSIEEAKPLIGKQEARGIIYFPSDFASNLNTGKQAHVSIYCDMSIMLYYKAIYQTATEISLGMGEQIQKKGGMGMTERDDEITIQPLAYEDVPIFNPSGGYAAFILPGVLILILHQTLLLGIGMAAGTARENNRYRDLVPVSRHYNGVFRIVLGKSLCYFMVYAVMGAFVTLCIPRMFNLVQLVQMDDYIGLMVPFLLSTIFFGMMISCVVRYRENVMLIIVFTSVPLLFLSGISWPQSNIPGAWRAIAALFPSTFGIRGFVRLNTMGATLADIRFEYQALWIQTTIYFFATCAVYRYQIIQARLHATESARKMKEKIMKAKASSEPA; from the coding sequence ATGTCCCACATCTGGGCATACGAGATGAAGAACACCGTGAAAGACGAGGGCGTACTCATATTCTTCATCCTCGTGCCGCTGCTCTACCCGATACTCTATGCCTGGCTCTACAACAATGAGACCGTTCACGAAGTACCCGTTGCCGTGGTCGATCATTCACACTCGCAACTCTCGCGCAAGTTCATCCGGCAGTTTGACGCATCGCCCAACGTCAAGGTGGCTGCATACAGCAACAGTATCGAAGAAGCAAAGCCCCTCATCGGCAAACAGGAAGCACGCGGCATCATCTATTTCCCGTCTGACTTCGCAAGCAACCTGAACACCGGCAAACAGGCACACGTCAGCATCTACTGCGACATGAGCATCATGCTCTATTACAAGGCCATCTACCAGACAGCCACCGAAATATCGCTCGGAATGGGCGAACAGATACAGAAGAAAGGCGGCATGGGCATGACCGAGCGCGACGACGAAATCACCATACAGCCGCTGGCGTATGAAGACGTACCCATCTTCAACCCATCAGGAGGATACGCCGCATTCATCCTGCCCGGCGTACTCATCCTCATCCTCCACCAGACACTCCTGCTCGGCATCGGGATGGCAGCAGGAACGGCACGAGAGAACAACCGCTACCGCGACCTCGTTCCCGTCAGCCGTCACTACAACGGCGTCTTCAGAATCGTACTCGGCAAGTCGCTCTGCTATTTCATGGTCTATGCAGTGATGGGAGCATTCGTCACACTGTGCATACCCCGGATGTTCAACCTCGTCCAACTCGTGCAGATGGACGACTACATCGGGCTCATGGTGCCCTTCCTCCTATCGACCATCTTCTTCGGGATGATGATATCGTGCGTCGTCCGCTATCGTGAAAACGTCATGCTCATCATCGTCTTCACGTCCGTCCCCCTACTTTTCCTCTCGGGCATCTCGTGGCCGCAGAGCAACATCCCGGGCGCATGGCGAGCCATCGCAGCCCTTTTCCCCTCCACCTTCGGAATACGGGGATTCGTGCGCCTCAACACCATGGGAGCCACCCTCGCCGACATCCGTTTCGAGTACCAGGCACTATGGATTCAGACCACCATCTATTTCTTCGCCACCTGCGCCGTCTATCGCTACCAAATCATACAGGCACGCCTCCACGCCACAGAAAGTGCACGCAAGATGAAGGAAAAGATTATGAAGGCGAAAGCATCATCCGAACCAGCCTAA
- a CDS encoding ABC transporter permease, whose amino-acid sequence MQKGSRYKQIYRIALRECGILKSNPVYIFCMVIFPIAVTVFFTSIMDEGQPENMPIGVIDNDNSSTSRALIRQLDAFQSSKVVAHYPTINEARNAVQKNKIYAFLYIPEGTEGALLASRQPKISFYYNNAYLTAGALLFRDLKTISTLGSAAVGKAKLSALGKTSAEIRNFLQPVTIDTHPINNPQINYNVYLSSSLIPGCILLFIFLITAYSIGTELKFNRSKEWLAAADNNIIVALIGKLLPQTLVFLTIMCAYEFYVIYILHFPHSGGMWRLILLNILSVLSAQGFGVFAFGLTPSLRMSMSICSLWAALSFSVMGSTFPVDAMDSEIQALANLFPMRHYFRIYQTCIFNGFPISHAWLNVGALVLFCLLPVIVLRRIKKAMLEYVYIP is encoded by the coding sequence ATGCAAAAGGGAAGTCGATACAAGCAGATCTACCGGATTGCACTTCGGGAATGTGGCATTCTGAAGTCCAATCCCGTATATATATTCTGCATGGTTATCTTCCCGATTGCCGTCACGGTATTCTTCACCTCCATCATGGATGAGGGACAACCGGAGAACATGCCGATAGGCGTCATCGACAACGACAACTCTTCCACGTCCAGAGCACTCATCCGCCAACTGGATGCGTTCCAGTCATCGAAAGTCGTTGCACACTACCCCACCATCAACGAGGCACGCAACGCAGTACAGAAAAACAAGATTTACGCCTTCCTCTATATTCCCGAAGGAACCGAAGGAGCGCTGCTCGCCTCCCGACAACCGAAAATCTCGTTCTACTACAACAATGCCTATCTCACTGCCGGCGCACTGCTCTTCAGAGACCTCAAGACCATCTCCACACTCGGCTCGGCAGCCGTCGGCAAGGCGAAGCTATCGGCGCTCGGCAAGACTTCTGCCGAGATACGCAACTTCCTGCAACCCGTCACGATTGACACGCACCCCATCAACAATCCGCAAATCAACTACAACGTCTATCTCAGTTCCTCCCTCATTCCCGGATGTATCCTCCTGTTTATCTTCCTGATTACAGCCTACTCCATCGGTACGGAACTCAAATTCAACCGCTCAAAGGAATGGTTGGCTGCTGCCGACAACAATATCATCGTCGCGCTCATCGGGAAGCTGCTGCCGCAGACGCTCGTGTTCCTCACCATCATGTGCGCCTACGAGTTCTACGTCATCTATATCCTGCATTTCCCGCATTCCGGAGGCATGTGGCGATTGATACTGCTCAATATCCTTTCCGTGCTGTCCGCACAAGGTTTCGGCGTTTTCGCATTCGGACTGACTCCCTCGCTGCGCATGTCGATGAGCATCTGCTCGCTGTGGGCAGCACTGAGTTTCTCGGTGATGGGATCCACCTTCCCCGTCGATGCCATGGACAGCGAGATACAGGCGCTCGCCAATCTCTTCCCCATGCGCCACTATTTCCGCATCTACCAGACCTGCATCTTCAACGGCTTCCCTATTTCGCATGCATGGCTGAACGTCGGTGCGCTCGTTCTCTTCTGCCTTCTGCCGGTCATCGTGCTCCGGCGCATCAAGAAGGCAATGCTCGAATATGTGTATATCCCTTAA
- a CDS encoding HlyD family secretion protein, which translates to MSAKSQHNNILLAIIGFAAVIAIVALIGFFTLGREDSIIQGEVEVTEYRVSSKLPGRILKLLVKEGDLVRAGDTLAILEVPEVNAQKKAAEATQGAADAMSEMADNGARKEQIQAAYQLWQQAIAARDIAQKSYNRVQNLYDSGVMSAQKRDEALAAYQATEAQVNAAKSQYDMAKNGARWEEKKAAAKQAQAAKSAVDVFKSLLSETVQVATMDGEVSEVYPEIGELVGTGSPIMSIAVMNNMWGTFNIREDQLKGMKIGDTFKAYVPAFDKEIQMKVYYIKDQGAYAVWKATKSNGQYDLKTFEVKAKPLTKIEGLRPGMSLIIKE; encoded by the coding sequence ATGTCAGCAAAATCACAACACAACAACATCTTACTTGCAATCATCGGATTTGCGGCAGTCATCGCCATTGTGGCACTCATCGGATTTTTCACGCTCGGGAGAGAGGACAGCATCATCCAGGGCGAAGTGGAAGTGACGGAATACAGGGTATCGTCAAAGTTGCCCGGGCGCATTCTGAAGCTCCTCGTCAAGGAGGGTGACCTGGTTCGTGCGGGCGACACGCTCGCCATTCTCGAAGTGCCTGAGGTGAATGCACAGAAGAAGGCTGCCGAAGCAACTCAAGGAGCTGCCGACGCCATGAGCGAAATGGCGGACAACGGAGCACGGAAGGAACAGATACAGGCGGCATACCAACTATGGCAACAGGCAATTGCCGCAAGGGATATCGCGCAGAAATCATACAACCGCGTGCAGAATCTCTACGACAGCGGCGTGATGAGTGCGCAGAAACGCGACGAGGCACTGGCTGCCTATCAGGCGACAGAGGCACAGGTGAATGCTGCCAAGAGCCAATACGACATGGCTAAGAACGGTGCACGCTGGGAAGAGAAGAAGGCTGCTGCGAAACAGGCACAGGCAGCAAAGAGCGCAGTTGACGTCTTCAAGTCGCTCCTCAGCGAGACGGTTCAGGTGGCAACCATGGACGGGGAAGTGAGCGAGGTCTATCCCGAAATCGGCGAACTGGTCGGCACGGGCTCACCCATCATGAGCATCGCCGTCATGAACAACATGTGGGGAACGTTCAATATCCGTGAAGACCAACTCAAGGGAATGAAAATCGGCGACACGTTCAAGGCTTACGTTCCTGCATTTGACAAAGAGATTCAGATGAAGGTGTACTACATCAAGGACCAAGGAGCGTATGCCGTGTGGAAAGCGACCAAGAGCAACGGGCAGTATGACCTGAAAACATTTGAGGTGAAAGCCAAGCCGCTCACCAAGATTGAAGGATTGCGCCCGGGCATGTCGCTCATCATCAAAGAATAG
- a CDS encoding TolC family protein has translation MKRTGIIFIFLVGFLTIKAQRVLTLDSCRSMALRNNKQLHISRLQREVAVNTRKAVQTKYLPKVNGIGTYQFSDKEVSILNASQKSALSNVGTHLTSQTGEVITGIVSDLVQKGIISIQQAQFFEGILETAGASVGSMLNNAGERIKNAFRTDTRNMFVGSVNVTQPIYMGGAITAANKMAKIGEEMASDGVELKLQTIRHETDQAYWLVVSLKQKRRLAESYLQLIEQFNNDVKKMIDEGVATRADGLRTDVRVNEAEMTKIQVEDGLVLAKMYLCQLCGIPMDEDITLFDEDKEELEPTTGMTLETANDSVLLNPDNRPELRILQNTVDLTKWNTKLTRAAYLPQIAAIGGYTISNPSVFNGFERKFKGLFHIGVAARIPIWSWFEGRYKIRANRAATQIAQLEYEDAREKIELQINQNRFKVKEAYKKLAMTRKNVEQAEENLRCAKLGFQEGVMQITEVMAAQTAWQQAHTQKIDAEIEVKLSQVDLLKALGRLQ, from the coding sequence ATGAAACGAACTGGCATTATTTTCATCTTTCTTGTGGGATTTCTCACAATAAAGGCGCAACGCGTTCTGACGCTTGACAGTTGCCGGTCGATGGCTCTGCGCAACAATAAGCAGTTGCACATCTCACGCTTGCAACGGGAAGTGGCAGTCAATACCCGCAAAGCTGTCCAGACAAAATATTTGCCCAAGGTGAATGGCATCGGCACATACCAGTTCTCGGACAAGGAAGTGTCGATTCTCAATGCGTCACAGAAAAGTGCGCTGAGCAATGTGGGTACCCATCTGACTTCACAGACCGGCGAAGTGATTACGGGAATTGTCAGCGATTTGGTTCAGAAAGGGATTATCTCGATTCAGCAAGCCCAGTTCTTCGAAGGCATCCTTGAGACGGCGGGCGCATCGGTCGGTAGCATGCTCAACAATGCGGGCGAACGCATTAAGAATGCTTTCCGGACAGACACCCGCAACATGTTTGTCGGGTCGGTCAATGTCACGCAACCCATCTACATGGGAGGTGCCATTACGGCTGCCAACAAGATGGCGAAGATAGGTGAAGAGATGGCATCGGACGGTGTTGAACTGAAATTACAGACGATTCGCCACGAGACAGACCAGGCTTATTGGCTGGTCGTTTCGTTGAAGCAGAAACGGCGCCTTGCCGAAAGCTATCTGCAACTCATCGAGCAGTTCAACAATGATGTGAAGAAGATGATTGATGAGGGCGTTGCCACACGGGCTGACGGATTGCGCACCGACGTCCGCGTGAACGAGGCGGAAATGACTAAGATTCAGGTGGAGGACGGATTGGTACTTGCCAAGATGTATCTCTGCCAGCTGTGCGGCATTCCGATGGATGAGGATATCACACTGTTCGACGAGGATAAAGAGGAGTTGGAGCCTACGACCGGGATGACTTTGGAAACGGCGAACGACAGCGTGCTTCTCAATCCCGACAACAGACCTGAATTGAGAATCCTGCAGAACACGGTGGATCTGACGAAATGGAATACGAAACTGACACGCGCGGCATATCTCCCTCAAATTGCTGCCATCGGCGGCTACACCATCTCCAATCCAAGCGTGTTTAACGGCTTCGAGCGGAAATTCAAAGGATTGTTTCACATCGGCGTGGCAGCCCGGATTCCAATATGGAGTTGGTTTGAAGGACGCTACAAGATACGCGCCAATCGCGCAGCAACGCAAATAGCACAGCTGGAGTATGAAGACGCACGGGAAAAGATAGAGTTGCAAATCAATCAGAATCGTTTCAAAGTGAAGGAGGCTTACAAGAAGCTTGCCATGACACGCAAAAACGTGGAACAGGCGGAAGAGAACCTGCGCTGTGCAAAGCTCGGCTTCCAGGAGGGCGTGATGCAGATTACCGAGGTGATGGCAGCCCAGACAGCCTGGCAACAGGCACATACCCAGAAGATTGATGCGGAAATTGAAGTGAAACTCAGTCAGGTGGACTTGCTGAAGGCGCTTGGCAGATTACAATAA
- a CDS encoding TonB-dependent siderophore receptor, translating into MKPKKFLLAATCLCIALHAHAQTEKSDTVIASVHDLDEVLVLETRQRKVLSSTAPLHILGRGEFLSAGVTDIADALHRLPGITLRDYGGAGGMKTVSVRGFGSKHTGVSYDGVMLSECQSGEIDLSRYSLENVDELSLVIGDNDDIFIPARQVSTTSVLNVKTISPPTADRRPHLTIQLKFGSFGYVSPFVRYEQSFSKNFALSLTGEYTYAENDYPFTLRNVTLVTKEHRTNSRMNSGHGEVDFIWNLNKWNRLSGKLYYYDNNRQLPGQVRYYTNISKERLHDRNFFAQLHYLTHWADKFSLKWIGKFNWVGSVYRDALMAGGVNDADYWQREAYTSVSFLYAPRGNWVFDYSADYIFNNLSGSSWRTIVGRPYRHGILQSATAKYGGKQLTVLARILYSLYLNGDRNGGYHARNMRRLSPSLSLSYKPFESEDFFVRISYKNIFRVPTFNESYYYHYGSTDLQAESTWQLNLGATYGKRIGKGDYVQVSADGYYNRIRDMIVAVPYNMFVWTCVNVDKVNAYGVDLTLKGIKELGGSHRLLLSANYSYQRVKNQNNPSSYTYGYQIAYMPKHSGSVALTYENPWVNLSFHSVGTSSRWPNNEHYEGTMINGYIDCALTAYRNFRIGRTVLECRFDLKNMFNKQYEIVGRYPMPGRSYQFSISYKF; encoded by the coding sequence ATGAAACCGAAAAAGTTTTTGTTGGCAGCAACATGCCTGTGCATAGCACTCCATGCTCATGCGCAGACCGAAAAGAGCGACACGGTGATAGCTTCCGTCCACGACCTGGATGAGGTGCTCGTGTTGGAGACTCGACAGCGAAAGGTGTTGTCGAGCACAGCCCCATTGCATATCCTCGGACGGGGCGAGTTCCTGTCGGCAGGTGTGACCGATATCGCTGATGCGCTTCATCGGCTTCCGGGCATCACCCTGCGTGATTACGGAGGGGCGGGAGGAATGAAAACCGTCTCCGTGCGTGGATTCGGCTCGAAGCACACGGGGGTAAGCTACGACGGTGTGATGCTCAGTGAGTGTCAGAGTGGCGAGATAGACTTGTCGCGCTATTCATTGGAAAATGTGGATGAGTTGTCGCTCGTCATCGGCGACAACGATGACATTTTCATTCCGGCACGACAGGTAAGCACGACCTCGGTGCTGAACGTCAAGACCATCTCACCACCGACCGCCGACCGCCGACCGCATCTCACCATTCAGCTGAAATTCGGCTCCTTCGGATATGTGAGTCCGTTTGTGCGTTACGAGCAAAGCTTTTCGAAAAACTTCGCCCTCTCACTGACGGGCGAATACACGTATGCCGAAAACGACTATCCGTTTACACTCAGGAATGTCACACTTGTGACAAAAGAGCACCGGACAAACAGCCGGATGAACAGCGGACATGGAGAGGTGGATTTTATTTGGAATCTGAATAAGTGGAACAGGCTGAGCGGAAAACTGTATTATTACGATAACAACCGTCAGTTGCCAGGACAGGTGCGTTATTACACCAACATCAGCAAAGAGCGCCTCCACGACCGCAACTTCTTCGCACAACTGCACTACCTTACACACTGGGCAGACAAATTTTCGTTGAAATGGATTGGCAAGTTCAATTGGGTAGGCTCCGTCTATCGGGATGCATTGATGGCAGGTGGAGTGAACGACGCAGATTATTGGCAGCGAGAGGCATATACCTCTGTCAGCTTTCTATATGCACCCAGAGGAAACTGGGTCTTCGACTATTCAGCAGACTACATATTTAATAATCTTAGTGGTAGTTCATGGCGCACGATTGTCGGCCGCCCTTATCGACACGGAATACTGCAAAGTGCTACAGCAAAGTATGGCGGAAAGCAGTTGACGGTCTTGGCGCGCATTCTCTATTCGCTTTATCTCAACGGCGATCGTAACGGAGGATATCATGCCCGTAATATGCGCAGGTTATCCCCCTCGCTGTCACTCTCTTATAAGCCTTTCGAGAGTGAAGACTTCTTTGTCCGTATCTCCTATAAAAATATCTTCCGAGTGCCGACATTCAACGAAAGTTACTATTATCATTATGGCAGTACAGACCTGCAGGCAGAGTCAACATGGCAGCTGAATCTTGGAGCAACCTACGGCAAACGCATCGGTAAGGGCGATTATGTGCAAGTGTCGGCAGACGGATATTATAATCGCATTAGAGATATGATTGTTGCTGTGCCATATAATATGTTCGTTTGGACATGTGTAAACGTAGATAAAGTCAATGCCTATGGGGTAGACCTTACGCTGAAAGGCATTAAAGAATTAGGAGGTAGCCATCGCCTTTTGCTGTCTGCCAATTACAGTTATCAGCGCGTGAAAAACCAAAACAATCCCTCGTCCTATACCTACGGCTATCAGATTGCATATATGCCAAAGCACTCAGGAAGTGTAGCACTGACTTATGAAAATCCTTGGGTAAACCTTTCATTCCACAGTGTAGGAACAAGTAGCCGCTGGCCCAATAACGAGCACTACGAAGGAACGATGATTAATGGCTATATCGACTGTGCGTTGACAGCTTATCGCAATTTCCGTATAGGACGCACAGTGTTGGAATGCCGTTTCGATCTGAAAAACATGTTCAACAAGCAATATGAGATAGTAGGTCGCTATCCCATGCCAGGAAGAAGTTATCAATTTTCAATCAGTTATAAATTTTAA
- a CDS encoding YncE family protein — MKKYLLSFAVLLMGAALFTACNDDNDGPYYPFPVVVSDGAYVICGGNMGSSINGSLTYIDYATQTAAQNQFMSKNGRSLGMTVNDAIIYGNKMYIAVTNENTIEVVDAKTLESIKQIKTTDLMGVERGVSPRHLTASEGKVYFSTYGSSVSDFGTGTSGGNGYVAVLDTVTLGLASTYIAGRYPEGVAVANGHLYVANSDYGMLNEPSISVIDLKTGIDSPIKSDKIVNPMTVAVAGSDIYVLDMGNYSTVMGGLRLIPNRMGSETTTLFDCTHVGFAGTNIYAVNSVYGTNPTEFFSYNILTGEKTTYQVGLDRFFNPNVIAADPATGKIYIASYNENPSRPGKAGYAVNGYVAEYSPSGELLNTYDCGVGPNAIVFNAYWK; from the coding sequence ATGAAAAAGTATTTATTATCCTTTGCGGTTCTTCTGATGGGCGCAGCCCTCTTCACCGCTTGTAATGATGACAACGACGGTCCTTACTATCCATTCCCGGTAGTCGTGAGTGATGGCGCTTACGTAATTTGTGGGGGAAACATGGGTAGTAGCATCAATGGTAGCCTGACCTACATTGATTATGCCACACAGACTGCAGCCCAAAATCAGTTCATGAGCAAAAATGGACGTAGTTTGGGAATGACAGTGAACGATGCAATTATCTATGGAAATAAAATGTATATTGCCGTAACAAACGAAAACACCATCGAAGTGGTAGATGCAAAAACGCTGGAAAGTATCAAGCAGATTAAAACTACGGACCTCATGGGTGTGGAGCGAGGCGTCAGCCCTCGTCACCTGACAGCCTCAGAGGGTAAGGTGTATTTCTCTACCTACGGTTCGTCAGTTTCTGACTTTGGTACGGGCACCTCAGGAGGTAACGGCTATGTGGCTGTTCTTGATACGGTGACGTTGGGACTGGCATCAACCTATATTGCAGGTCGCTATCCTGAAGGAGTGGCAGTTGCTAACGGACACCTCTACGTAGCAAATTCAGATTATGGCATGCTTAACGAGCCTTCCATTTCGGTTATTGACCTGAAGACAGGCATTGACAGCCCGATTAAGAGCGACAAAATCGTCAATCCGATGACTGTTGCTGTGGCAGGTAGTGACATCTATGTGCTCGATATGGGTAACTATTCAACAGTAATGGGTGGACTTCGCTTGATTCCAAATAGAATGGGTTCAGAAACCACGACCTTATTCGACTGCACCCACGTAGGATTTGCTGGCACCAATATCTATGCTGTCAACTCTGTGTATGGAACAAATCCTACCGAATTCTTCTCGTATAATATACTCACAGGTGAGAAAACCACCTACCAAGTAGGTTTGGACCGTTTCTTCAATCCGAACGTTATAGCAGCAGATCCCGCCACAGGAAAGATTTACATCGCTTCTTACAACGAGAACCCAAGCCGTCCCGGAAAAGCGGGTTACGCTGTGAATGGTTATGTAGCAGAATACTCTCCGAGCGGTGAGTTACTGAATACGTATGACTGTGGTGTGGGACCGAACGCTATTGTGTTTAACGCCTACTGGAAGTAA
- a CDS encoding ABC transporter substrate-binding protein has protein sequence MRTLLSFALIVVLAALSSCTGGSTSVNSAEGDTIALKYSSNLSIVQHDGYTEVKLRNPWKEGKTLHTYILVPQANELPADLPEGTIIRTPVKRAVVFTTVHCSLFMTLGQQDRIVGVADLKYIKIPWIQEQCKKGLIADCGEGLSPVVEKVIDMNPDVMLLSPFENSGGYGKLEEINIPIVECAEYMETSPLGRAEWMKFYGLLLGEEAQAEKLFAEVDSSYNALKELAKTSKVSRSVIVDKVTGSVWYVPGGRSTIGQMLADAGGVYPFSGDTHSGSLSLPFESVLEKAGDCDVWLYRYNSDRSMTMKDLLAEKQGYSQLKAFNTGEVYGCNVAKTLFYEQSPFRPDYLLSDFIQIFHPDLKGLHPLRYYFKINN, from the coding sequence ATGAGGACACTTTTGTCCTTCGCATTGATTGTTGTGCTTGCCGCCCTCTCTTCATGTACGGGCGGCAGCACTTCTGTCAACTCTGCAGAAGGCGACACCATTGCGCTGAAATACTCTTCCAACCTCTCCATTGTCCAGCACGACGGCTATACGGAAGTCAAGCTGCGCAACCCGTGGAAGGAAGGGAAGACGCTGCATACCTATATCCTCGTGCCGCAAGCCAATGAGTTGCCCGCCGACCTGCCCGAAGGTACCATCATCCGTACGCCGGTCAAGCGGGCAGTGGTCTTTACGACCGTCCATTGCAGTCTTTTCATGACGCTCGGACAGCAAGACCGCATCGTGGGCGTGGCAGACCTGAAATATATCAAGATTCCTTGGATTCAGGAGCAGTGCAAAAAAGGACTTATCGCCGACTGCGGTGAGGGACTGAGTCCCGTCGTGGAGAAAGTCATCGACATGAATCCCGACGTGATGCTCCTCTCGCCCTTTGAGAACAGTGGCGGCTACGGCAAGCTCGAAGAAATCAACATCCCCATTGTAGAGTGTGCAGAATACATGGAAACCTCACCGCTGGGACGCGCCGAATGGATGAAGTTCTATGGGCTGCTGCTCGGTGAGGAGGCGCAGGCAGAAAAACTCTTCGCTGAAGTCGATAGCAGTTACAATGCGTTGAAAGAGCTGGCAAAGACCTCGAAAGTCTCCCGTTCCGTCATCGTCGATAAGGTGACAGGCAGCGTGTGGTATGTGCCCGGCGGAAGAAGCACCATCGGACAGATGTTGGCAGATGCCGGCGGCGTATATCCCTTCTCCGGCGACACACACAGCGGAAGCCTTTCGCTGCCGTTCGAGTCGGTGTTGGAGAAAGCCGGTGACTGCGATGTGTGGCTCTATCGCTACAACAGCGACCGTTCCATGACCATGAAAGACCTGCTCGCCGAAAAGCAAGGCTACTCACAACTGAAAGCCTTCAATACGGGCGAGGTCTATGGATGCAACGTGGCAAAGACGTTGTTCTACGAGCAGTCGCCTTTCCGTCCCGACTATCTGTTGAGCGATTTCATCCAGATATTCCATCCCGACCTGAAGGGACTGCATCCACTGCGTTATTATTTTAAGATTAACAACTGA
- a CDS encoding iron ABC transporter permease, with the protein MGKGLKYCIGLTALIILLFWLNLIMGSIKIPVRDVLAILSGDETIKASWRFIVLQSRLPQALTAILCGAALAVSGLMLQTAFKNPLAGPSIFGINSGAGLGVALVMLLFGGSFGVGVFNVSGFVAILIAAFIGAMAVMLLIFFFSTIVHNNVMLLIIGIMIGYIASSAISLLNFFATDEGVKSYMVWGMGSFGGVPMSHMPYFASITLIGLLASALLIKPLNALLLGEQYAENLGVNTLRVRNWLIIITGLLTAVTTAFCGPVAFIGLAVPHIARLLLTTDNHRSLLPATMLTGAVIALLCNLICFLPGENGVIPLNAVTPIMGAPVIIYVIISNKKK; encoded by the coding sequence GTGGGCAAAGGACTGAAATATTGCATCGGACTGACAGCGCTGATTATCTTGCTGTTCTGGCTGAATCTCATCATGGGTTCAATCAAGATTCCCGTGCGCGATGTCCTTGCCATTCTTTCAGGCGATGAGACCATCAAGGCAAGCTGGCGCTTCATCGTTCTCCAGTCGCGCCTCCCACAGGCGTTGACTGCCATTCTCTGCGGAGCAGCCCTTGCCGTGAGCGGACTCATGCTGCAAACGGCATTCAAGAATCCGCTCGCCGGTCCCTCCATCTTCGGTATCAATAGCGGAGCCGGGCTCGGAGTGGCACTTGTGATGTTGCTTTTTGGCGGCTCGTTTGGCGTGGGCGTATTCAATGTGTCCGGCTTCGTCGCCATCCTCATCGCAGCCTTCATCGGAGCCATGGCGGTCATGCTGCTCATCTTCTTCTTCTCGACCATCGTGCACAACAATGTCATGCTCCTCATCATCGGAATCATGATAGGCTACATCGCCTCGTCAGCCATCTCACTGCTGAACTTCTTCGCTACCGACGAGGGCGTGAAGTCGTATATGGTGTGGGGAATGGGAAGCTTCGGCGGCGTGCCGATGAGCCACATGCCCTATTTCGCATCCATCACCCTCATTGGGCTCCTCGCATCGGCACTGCTGATCAAACCTTTGAATGCCCTCCTGCTCGGTGAACAATATGCGGAAAATCTGGGCGTGAACACCCTGCGAGTGCGCAACTGGCTTATCATCATCACCGGACTGCTCACCGCTGTGACCACCGCTTTCTGCGGACCGGTAGCCTTCATCGGACTCGCCGTGCCGCATATCGCCCGACTGCTGCTCACCACCGACAACCATCGTTCGCTGCTCCCGGCAACCATGCTCACAGGAGCAGTCATCGCATTGCTCTGCAACCTCATCTGTTTCCTGCCGGGCGAGAACGGTGTCATACCGCTGAACGCCGTCACACCGATTATGGGTGCACCGGTTATTATCTACGTCATCATCTCAAATAAAAAGAAATAA